In Microscilla marina ATCC 23134, the genomic window CAAAAAAGTGAGCCCTTCTTGTACATCACCGTGTTTTATGTCGCTGGTAGACTTGGGAAACTCTTTGCGGGCAAATGCCAATATTCTCATTCCTTTTTCACCAAACTCCTGTACTTTATGTTGGATTTCCTGGTGGTCAATTGGGTGAATTTCGTGATTCCAGTCCAAGGCATTGCTACAGGCAGCCAGCACTTTTTCGATAGACCCTTTTACATACATTACATGTACATCATCTTTTTGGTGCAAAGTAGCCATGTATTGGTATTCCGATTCAAAAGGAATGACATCTACACGAGGGGTCAGTTTGTTTTGTTTATCTGTGTCAAGGCCTGCTTTGAGGGCAGAAGTAAGCAAAGCACCTTCGGTAGGGTCCCCTTCAATTTTCCATAACTCGTCTTGTTGTAACAACCGTGAATCGTTGCAAAGCAGTCCCGCCTTAAGAAGTTCATTCAACGCAAAGGAGGCGTCTTGTTCAAGCGGTTTAGAGATAGGGAGTTGTTTGTTTTCCGGAGTTGGTGGTGCTTCTAGGGTAAACTCACCCAAAGGACGGTACCCCTCTCCGCTTACCCCAAAAGTTTTGCCGCCTGCCAGCACCCGTTGTACTGTCATTTCGTTTTGAGTAAGTGTGCCGGTTTTGTCAGAACAAATCACAGTAGTGCTGCCCAGGGTTTCTACCGCAGGTAGTTTTCTAATAATTACTTTTCTTTTTGACATGCGCGATACACCAATGGCGAGGGTAATGGTAACTACCGCAGGCAAGCCCTCTGGAATAGCACCTACCGCCAACGCTACCCCTTCCAGCAACACGTCACTCAATTCGTTGCCTCTCAAAATGCCCGCTGTGATGGTAAGCCCAGCTAAAATTAAAATGATAGAAAGCACAAAGCGACTAAATCCGGCAATTTTTCGGGTAAGGGGAGTAGCCAATATATCTGCTGAGGCAATCATTTGATTAATCTTCCCAATTTCGGTTTGGTCGCTGGTATTCACCACTACACCAGTAGCTACTCCATGTGTTACCAAAGTAGATGCATACGCCATGTTGGTACGGTCGGCCAATACCACGTTTTTTTCTAATGAATTGGCTTGTTTATCTGAAGGGATAGATTCTCCCGTGAGCGCAGACTCATCTATTTGTAAATCTTTGGTCAGAATCAGACGTAAGTCGGCAGGAACCCGGTCACCAGATTGCAGGGTAACGATATCTCCTGGTACCAAATCTGTTACTGAAACCATCTTCTTTTCCTGGTTTCTAATGACTGTGTTTTCAGCGTTGAGCTCTTTTGACAAAGATTGAATTGCCCTGAGTGCTTTTACCTCTTCGACAAAGCCTATGACTGAATTGATAATGACCACCAGAAAAATCACGATCATCTCTACCCATTCTTGCAAAATTCCTACACCGATTCCTGCAATGATCAGAATATATACCAGGGGCTGATGAAACTCTTTGAGAAAAATCTTTAATAAACTTTCGCCTTTTTTTTGGGTAAGCACATTGGGGCCGTGGCTTTGTAGCCTTTTATCTGCTTCTTGTTGGGTAAGGCCGATTTTGCTGTTGGTTTTTAGCATTTTGACTGCTTCTGTGGCGGTCATTATATGCCAATCGGTTCTTTTTTTCATTTTTA contains:
- a CDS encoding cation-transporting P-type ATPase, translated to MKKRTDWHIMTATEAVKMLKTNSKIGLTQQEADKRLQSHGPNVLTQKKGESLLKIFLKEFHQPLVYILIIAGIGVGILQEWVEMIVIFLVVIINSVIGFVEEVKALRAIQSLSKELNAENTVIRNQEKKMVSVTDLVPGDIVTLQSGDRVPADLRLILTKDLQIDESALTGESIPSDKQANSLEKNVVLADRTNMAYASTLVTHGVATGVVVNTSDQTEIGKINQMIASADILATPLTRKIAGFSRFVLSIILILAGLTITAGILRGNELSDVLLEGVALAVGAIPEGLPAVVTITLAIGVSRMSKRKVIIRKLPAVETLGSTTVICSDKTGTLTQNEMTVQRVLAGGKTFGVSGEGYRPLGEFTLEAPPTPENKQLPISKPLEQDASFALNELLKAGLLCNDSRLLQQDELWKIEGDPTEGALLTSALKAGLDTDKQNKLTPRVDVIPFESEYQYMATLHQKDDVHVMYVKGSIEKVLAACSNALDWNHEIHPIDHQEIQHKVQEFGEKGMRILAFARKEFPKSTSDIKHGDVQEGLTFLGLQAMADPPRPNAINAVAACKSAGIEVKMITGDHVVTAAAIAKKLGLHDDKAANQEITGAVMNELSEEEFVQAAKEKSVFARVSPAQKLALVKALQQEGHIVAMTGDGVNDAPALRQADIGVAMGITGTEVVKETADIILTDDNFSSIKAAVEEGRRVLDNLVKFIIWTLPTNITEGVVILIASLLGLALPITPLQILWINMTTAIFLGSMLAFEPLEPDVMQRPPRNPKTPLITSPLIWRICWVSGLLVAGVYAVYHQAIRAGAPAQEAQTICVNIIVFGELFYLFNTRSLEFSQFKIGFFSNLWLVLGVIIMTSLQLLLVYSPFMNKIFNTAPMSPKSWVVVLAISSLLYGLVECEKTIKRWKKHGTFTSNVHLLRKPKQ